The DNA window TGACCGCGATCCCGCCGCCCATGTCGATATATTCCTTGCCGTTTTGATCCCAAACCAGCGACCCCTTGCCCTTCACGATCTGAATGGGATACCGGTCATAGGTATTAGCCAAATATTGATGCTCCAAATTGAAAATATCGTTCATAAAATCTAAATCCTTCCCCGATAATCCTACGCCCCTGCTAAGGGTGTCTGCTTAAAACTTCACCTTAAACATCGTCCCGATGCCCTCATCGGTCAAGGTCTCGATCAAAATCGCATGCGGGATGCGCCCGTCGATGATGAACACCTTTTTTACGCCCCACTTTATCGCGTCGGTGCAGCACTCGACTTTCGGGATCATCCCGCCGTTGATCGTGCCGTCGGCGACCAGCGCTTCGGCCTCGTCGAGCGTGATCTTATGAATTAAAGTGGACGGATCGTCTTTATCTTTTAAAATGCCGCTGATGTCGGTCATCGAAATCAAACTTTCAGCTTCGAGCGCGCCCGCGATTTTGGCGGCAGCGGTGTCGGCGTTGATGTTGTAGACGTTGCCCTTTTTATCGCACCCGAGCGTCGAAATCACCGGAATATAGCCCTTTTCGAGCACGTCGAGAATCGGCTTTACGTTGATGTTCGTAATCGTGCCGACGTAGCCGAGGCGTTCATCCTTCATCTCGGCCTCGATCATATGTCCGTCCATACCCGAAAGCCCGATCGCCTGCCCGTTTTTATTCTCGATCAGATTGACGAGGTTTTTGTTGATTTTCCCCGCGAGCACCATCTGCGCGACCTCGACGGTCTCTTTGTCGGTGACCCGAAGCCCGTCGACGAATTCGCTCTTTTTGCCCATCTTGGAGAGCACTTCGGTGATCTCGGGGCCGCCGCCGTGCACCAACACGACCTTGACGCCGATGAGCGACAGCAGCACGATGTCCTGCATCACCGAGTCCTTGAGTTCCTCGTTGATCATCGCGTTGCCGCCGTATTTGACCACGATGATCTTATTGTTGTAATTTTGAATATACGGCAGCGCGTGCACCAAAATGCTGGCCCGCTCGGCGTTTGAAATACCCGTCATGTCCATTTCCTTCACCTCTCAAGTCCGGTAGTCGCCGTTGATTTTGACGTAATCGTAGGTAAGGTCGCAGCCCCACGCGGTTGCCGCGCCCTGCCCGTCGTGTAAATCGATGTCGATGGTGACTTCGTTTTCAAGCAGGATCTTTTTGGCTTCATCCTCCGAAAAATCCACGCCCGCGCCGTTATTGCAGACCGTGATTTTTCCGGCCTTGGAGCAAAACGCGACTTCCACTCTGTTCACATCAAGATCGGCTTT is part of the Oscillospiraceae bacterium genome and encodes:
- the argB gene encoding acetylglutamate kinase yields the protein MDMTGISNAERASILVHALPYIQNYNNKIIVVKYGGNAMINEELKDSVMQDIVLLSLIGVKVVLVHGGGPEITEVLSKMGKKSEFVDGLRVTDKETVEVAQMVLAGKINKNLVNLIENKNGQAIGLSGMDGHMIEAEMKDERLGYVGTITNINVKPILDVLEKGYIPVISTLGCDKKGNVYNINADTAAAKIAGALEAESLISMTDISGILKDKDDPSTLIHKITLDEAEALVADGTINGGMIPKVECCTDAIKWGVKKVFIIDGRIPHAILIETLTDEGIGTMFKVKF